The Flavobacterium sp. 1 genome contains the following window.
AAATGATTTGGTGTAGGCAAAATTAGCACCATTACACATAAATCCCTTTTTGATTCCAAAACTGCCAATGGTTGCTCCCTGTAAACTGGTCAAATCCAATTGTTGAAAATGATGCAAAAAGGAATTATCGCAATCGTAAGTAACAGCTCCTGCAACCATCGAAACATGATGTAGCTGAATGAAATTGTCCAAAGCCAACAACCAATTTTTGTGAACCACACAATCGGCGTCGGTGGTGATGACCCAATCGGTTTTTACGATTTCCATCGCCGTTGCAATGGCATCTTTCTTAGGAGAATTTGAATGCCGGATGTTATCGATCAACAAAATCTTAAATCTTAAATCGTTAATTTTAAATCTTAAATCTGAAGCATCATCAACCAAAATCACTTTAAACAAATCCGTCGGGTAATTTAACTTTGAAAAACTTTCCAATAAAAACGGTAAATTTTCGGCTTCATTCCGAAAAGGAACAATAATACTAAAACTGGTTTTTGGCGGTAAGCCAATGAATTCAAAACGATTTATTTTGGTAAAACCATAAATAAGCCAGCTTATGATAAGCACATAAACGATTACGATGCCTAATAAAAACAAAATCATAATGCCATTTTGGGTTTGAAATTCAACACATAATAACTTCCAATAAACACAGGTAAAACTACATTCAGGAACCACATTAACGTAGTGACAAAAACGACCACCCATTCATTAACACCTAATATTCCGAAGAAATACACTGCGACGCTTCCTTTGACGGCAAAATCCAAAAACTGAAAAGTTGGCAAAGAAGAAGCTAGAAAATAAACACTCGAAATAGCCGAGATTAAAATAAGATACGGTAAATCGACATCAAAAGCCAGAAACAAAAAATAATATTGATGCGAGAAAACCAAATACCGCAAAATAGCCAAAAACGTATTTTTTTTATGAATCGATTTTGGGATTTCGTTAATTTTATGAATCAGTTTTTCTATTGAATAGCCTTTGATGTTTACTTTTTTCGAAAAAAATAAAACTCCAAAAATCAAAAAACAAATTCCGAATAGTACGGTAACTGTTTTGGCAGTAATAACATTGTACTGTGCATTAAAATACAACAAGCCAAAAATTCCGAAGATCACTGTCAGTACCATTTGGATTCCATTACAGATCAGGTTTAAAAATACTACTTTTTTGGTTTGTTTTTTATTGAAGTATAATGCTTTTCCGGCATATTCTCCCACTCCGTTTGGCGTAAACAGTCCAGCCGTTAGCGAAGCCAAAACCTGTTTTGTCGCTTCTCCCAATGAAATAGGATGAAGATAGGAAACTAAATACTTCCACTTCAGGATTTCAAACAAGCGGTTCAGGACACTTAAAAGAAGGATAAAACTAATTCCTGCAGCCGACTGATTTTTATGAAACAGCACCAAGAATTTTTGCCAATTGAGTTTGTCGTTGTTAGCCAGTTGATTGTAAATAAAATAAAACGCCCCGCCCACAATCAAAAGTTTGACTAGAAGTACGAGGAATTGCTTAGTTTTGTGTGGTATTGAATTCATACCGCAAAGTAAAGTAAAATTGCCGTGAAAATGCTATTTCGCAAAGATTCACAAAGAAATCCTTAATGGATTCAAAGATTTTTCATTTTGTCAGAGAAATTAAACTTCGTGAATGGCAGCGTCAACTTCGAGTATCTTTGCGTAATGGCTTGAAATGATTTAAACAAACTAATTCTATAAAGAAATGAGCAATAATAAAACTTGGCACGAAAAACATATTGAAGCATTAGGTTTTGGCAGCCGTTTGGCAGATGCAGTAGCCAAAGGGATGGGATCTTGGCGGTTCATTATTATTCAGACTTTTTTTGTAATCGTCTGGATGGGATTAAATCTTATTGGTTATGCCTATCATTGGGATGCGTATCCTTTCATATTACTTAATCTTGTTTTTTCGACACAAGCCGCTTACGCAGCGCCTATTATTATGATGTCCCAAAACAGGCAAAGTGAAAGAGATAGGATTCAGGCACAATCCGATTATCAGACCAATATAGATGCAAAGCTGGAAATTGAAGCTCTTGCAATTAAACTGGATAAAATTGAAACAGAAAAGTTAGACAAGATAATTGCAATGCTGGAAGAGATGAGAAGCAATTCTAAAAAATAAATTAAAAATCTAGACAGTTACTGTCTTTTAAAAATAAGCCTTGACAAAAGAACGCATCATATTAGGAATAGACCCCGGAACCACGATTATGGGTTTTGGACTGATAAAAATTGTCAATAAAAAAATGCAATTTTTGCAGCTCAACGAATTGCAATTATCCAAATACGACAATCATTACCAGAAACTGAAAATCATTTTTGAACGCACCATCGAGTTAATAGAAACCCATCATCCCGATGAAATTGCGATTGAAGCTCCTTTTTTCGGAAAGAATGTACAATCGATGCTAAAGTTAGGACGAGCACAAGGTGTGGCAATGGCAGCAGGACTTTCCAGAGACATTCCCATCACCGAATACGAGCCCAAAAAAATAAAAATGGCAATTACCGGTAACGGAAATGCCAGTAAGGAACAAGTAGCCAAAATGTTGCAGCAATTATTAGGAATGAAAGAATTACCAAAAAATCTGGATTCAACAGATGGATTGGCAGCAGCTGTTTGCCATTTTTTTAATTCGGGGAAAGTGATTGGTGATAAAAGTTATACAGGTTGGGATGCTTTTGTAAAACAGAATGAAGATAAAATAAGGAAATAGTTATATTTGTAGAAAATAACTTAACCTTTTAAATAATGACAAAAATTAAATTTATTGCATTTGTACTATTTACTGTGATTTTTGCATCTTGTTCTTCTGGAGATGACAATAATGACAGTAATAATAACCAGTCAACAGGCGGATCTTTTGACTTCGTTTATAATAACGAGACAAAAAAAGTAAGTTCATGGGAAGCTAAAAAAATAGATGATTACATGCAAGTTGAAGGTGTAACATCTGACGGAATTGGAGTTAATTTTGTATTTAATGTTTTTGGCAATTTGTATGAAGGATCTACTCATGGTACTTCAGCAACAAGTTCTGTAGTTATGCATGAAGTTTCAGAAGTTTTTACCTCCAATACTTTTACCTTTACTTTGGAAGAACTTAATACAGTCAATAAAACAGTAAAAGTAAAATTTTCTGGTAAGTTATATGAAGATGGATACGATTACGAGGCAAATTATATTACAGATCCATCAAAATTCATTCCAATAAGCGGTGCGTTTACCGTTCCTTATAAAGATTTGACTGCTGATATTCCAGGATTAGGAACTTTTGCAAAGTTGGATGGCAAAGATTGGCATGGTATGTCGCTTGACAGTTCTACTGAATTGATAGGTTTTGACAAAATTACAACACTTAATGTAGAGAATGATGGAGAATATAGTTTAGGGATTGTTTTTCCAATAGCAGATGTAAAAAAGGGTACATTCGCTTTTACAAGCAATGATTTTTACAACAGAATTTCTTTTCTAAGATTTGATTTGGCAACACATGAATATATAAAATATAATGTTTCAGGAACGATAACCTACAGTGCTGTAAATGATGCATATGTGGAGGGAACTTTTAGCTTGACAGCAACTCACCCAGTTAACAATTCAAAAATTGTAATTACAAATGGGAAGTTTAAAGAAGGAAGATAAAAAACAATATAAATTAATCTTCGGTCTGAATCAAAAAACATAATTTTAATTTTATCGGAGATTAATGGTAATTTATTCAAGAGTAAGATTTAACTTGCTCTTTTTTTATTATGTCAGGAATCTATATACACATACCATTTTGTAAGCAGGCTTGTCATTACTGTGATTTTCATTTTTCGACTTCAATGAAGAAGAAGGATGAGATGGTTTTGGCTATTGCCAAAGAATTACAACTGCGTAAAAATGAGTTTGAAAAGGAAACGATTGAAACCATTTATTTTGGCGGAGGAACGCCTTCGGTATTAACTACACAAGATATAGGGCTTTTGATTGCTGAGGTTTATAACAGCTATAAAGTTTCTGAAAATCCCGAAATCACTCTCGAAGCCAACCCTGATGATTTATCAAGTGAACGAATAATCGAATTGGCGAAAAGCCCAATCAACCGCTTGAGCATTGGAATCCAATCTTTTTTCGAAGATGATTTGGTGATGATGAATCGGGTTCATAATTCGGCAGAAGCCAAAGAATGTTTAGAATTTGCCACAAAATATTTCGATAATATTTCACTGGATTTAATTTATGGAATTCCGGGAATGAGCAATGAGAAATGGAAACATAATATTGAAACGGCTTTGTCTTTTGGAATCCCGCATATTTCGAGTTATGCTTTGACTGTCGAACCCAAAACGGCTTTGAACAAACTCATCCAAACCGGAAAAATAGCCAAACCCAATGATGAATCGGCGCAGGAACACTTTGCGATTTTGGTGGAAACATTGGAAGCAAACGATTTTATTCATTATGAATTGTCCAATTTTGGAAAAGCCAATTATTTTTCAAAGAACAATTCGGCCTATTGGTTGGGGAAAAAATACTTAGGAATTGGTCCGTCGGCACACAGTTATGACGGCGTTTCCCGAAGCTGGAATGTTTCGAATAATTCACTTTACATAAAATCCATTCAGGAAGATAAACTGCCCAATGAAATTGAAATTCTCTCCATTGCCGACCGTTACAACGAATATATTATGACGGGTTTGCGGACAATTTGGGGTGTTTCTTTGGATCGTATTGAAACTGAATTTGGAATAGAATATTTAGATTATTTACAAAAACAAGCCCAAAAATTTCTAAACGATGATTTGCTTTCCATTGATAACAATATTTTGAAACCAACTTCAAAAGGAAAATTTTTAACTGATGGAATTGCGTCAGATTTATTTTATTTAAATTTGGAAGCTTAACCGCAAGGTTCGCAAAGTTTTACGCAAAGGTCGCTATTGAAGAGCTAATTAATTTTTTTATAATATCAATTTTGGGTTTAGCTTTGCGTTCTTAGCGTAAATCTTTGCGAACCTTGCGGTAAAAAATAATTATGACTGAAAATGAATTATCTAAAATTGTTTTTGATTGTGCTTTAAAAGTGCATCAAACTTTGGGTCCCGGTCTTTTAGAAAGTGCTTATGAAGAATGTTTGTTTTATGAATTAAAAAAGACGGGCTTAGATATCCAAAAACAGAGGCCTTTACCGTTAATCTATGAAGAAGTTAAGCTGGATGTTGGGTATCGCCTAGATATTATTATAGAAAATAAATTAATTTTAGAGATTAAATCAGTTGATGCTTTAAATGACATACATTTTGCTCAACTACTGACTTATTTGAAATTAACGAATTGTAAATTAGGTTTACTTATAAATTTCAATGTTGTATTAATAAAGAATGGAATTAAAAGAGTAGTGAACAATCTTTAGCAATAATTTCTTTGCGAACTTTGTGTAAACCTTTGCGCTCTTTGCGGTTCATTATTTTTAAATTAATTCAGTCTTTAAAGCAAAGTCTTAATTGAAAAATAAAAAGAACTAAAATGGCAGAATATCAGCTTGCAGAAATAAATATAGCTAGAATGAAGGGCGTTACTATTAACGATCCTATTATGAAAGAATTCGTAGATAATCTAGACAAAGTCAATGAAATTGCCGAAAACAGTGATGGATTTGTATGGCGATTAAAAGACGAAGACAATAATACGACCAATTTTAATCCGTATAATGACGAACAAATCATTGTGAATTTTTCGATTTGGGACAGTATTGAGTCTTTGGAACACTATATGTATAAAACCTTTCATTCGGAGTTTTTAAAACGTAGAAAAGAATGGTTTCAAACTTTTGGTCAAGTTTCCACTGCGATGTGGTGGGTAAAAAAAGGTGAAATTCCGGATATTACCGAAGCAATGGAAAAATTAGATTACTTGCAAAAAAATGGTGCTTCCGAAATAGTTTTTAACTTTAAGCAAAAATATTCTAAACCGCTTTAGTAGTTTTATGATTGCAACAATCCAACATAACGATCAGACGATTGAAGTCGATTTGTCAAAACCCATTGATATTTCGATTTCATTGACGAATACAGATGAGAATCCGATTGCTTGGTATATCGAAAAACCGGTAATAGAACCTGTCGTTTTTGGAGATTGGATAGGCAAAGTTTCGGAAGGGAAGTCATCGACCAATTTCAACAATATTTTCTTTAATCCGCATGGACACGGAACGCATACGGAATGTCTAGGGCATATTACAAGGGAGTTTTACAGTATTAATCAATCGTTGAAACAGTTTTTCTTTTTGGCTGAATTGGTTTCGGTTGTGCCAGAAATGCAAGATGAAGATTTGGTAATAAGCAGAAATCAGGTTAAAAAAGCGTTAGAAAATAAAATCCCTGAAGCCATAATTATACGGACATTGCCTAATTTTAAAATAAAAAAACATTTGAAATATTCGAATACCAATCCGCCTTATCTTGCAGAAGATGCTGCACATTTCATCCGCGAATGCGGGATTAAACATTTGCTTATTGATTTGCCAAGCGTTGACAAAGAACGTGACGAAGGAAAATTGCTGGCTCACAAAGCATTCTGGAAAGTAAAAGATGTTCATAACCTAAATCCAGATGCACGATTGGACTGTACAATTACCGAAATGATTTTTGTTCCTGATGAGGTACAAGACGGCAGTTATCTGTTGAATCTGCAGATTGTTTCTTTCGAAAATGATGCGAGTCCGAGTAAACCTATTTTATATAGTATCGTTTTTTAATAAAAAATTAATAGATATGATTACCGTTTCAACAGATAAACAAAAACTCAATATTCCTTTTATTCAGCATTTTTTGAAGGATATCTATTGGGCTGCAGGACGTACCATTGAGGAAGTGCAAAGAACAATTGATGCTTCAATTTGTTTCGGGATTTATCTGGATGAGGTACAAATTGGTTTTGCCAGAGTAATTACCGATTATGTGGTTTTTGCTTATTTGATGGATGTTTTTATAACCAAAGAATATAGGGGAAAAGGATATTCTACAGTTTTAATTGATGCTATGATGAACGAACCGCAATTGCAAGAAGTAAAAATATGGCGATTGGCTACATCTGATGCTCATTTTTTATATGAGAAATTTGGTTTTAAGGCATTGGCACACCCAGAAAAAATGATGGAAAAAATAGTATGATGAAGACAGTTATCAAACTCGAAGAGTTAGGATTGTTTATATTAGGTATTTATTTCTTTAATCAATTGGAATACGCTTGGTGGTGGTTTTTGGTTTTAATTTTAGTGCCTGATGTATCAATGATTGGCTATATATTTGGAGATAAAACAGGAGCTTTTTGCTATAATTTAGCACATCACAGAGGAATAGCAGTTATTTTATATCTTATTGGAATTTATTGTTCCAGTTCGGCAATTCTGCTTTCGGGAGTGATTTTATTCGCACATTCGGCTATGGACAGGATGTTCGGTTATGGATTGAAATATAAAACAGGTTTTAAATATACCCATTTGGGTGAAATTGGAAAATAAATGAATTTAGAAACTTTTTACGAATATTGCCTTTCTAAAAAAGGAGTTACAGAACATTTTCCTTTCGATGAAGATACTTTGGTTTTTAAAGTAGGAGGAAAGATATTTGCTCTTTCATCATTATTGCAATGGGAAAAAGGAACTCCACATGTGAATCTTAAATGCGATCCTGAGCGTGCACAAGAATTACGTGCCGAGTACGATGCTATAAACCCAGGCTTTCACATGAGTAAAGTACATTGGAATACTATCGGAGTAAATCAAGATGTTCCAGATGCTTTGCTGAAAGAATTGATAGACCATTCGTATGACTTGGTTTTTAAAAGTTTAACCAAGAAAATTCAAATGGAAATTATCGAATTAGAAAAATAGGCATTACTTTTGTACAATAATTAAAAAAACATAGCAACTCAGTTACTTAGTGACTCAGCAATTTTATAAAAATGAAAGAACAGATTAAAAAGTTTTTAAACGAAGAACAAGATCCAAAAGCGATTGAGAAAGTGACTTCAAAATTGCAGGATATTTTAATGAAAAATGAAGAAGTAGGGTATATTGCAGTTCAAAAAAAGCCTGCATTGACCGTACTTCCAGATAGTATTGTGTTGACTAATAAAAGAATCATCATTTGTCAGCCTAAAAACTTAGGACTGTCAATGAATTTTATTGATTACACTTGGGACGATATTGAAGCCACTTTTATAAAAGAAAATATTCTTGGATCCGAGTTTTCCTTTTCTACTAAAACGGAGTTGCAGGTTTCCATTGATTATATTCCGAAGATTCAGGCGCGTAAAATTTTTACGTATGCCAAAGAACAATTGGATATATTGAAAAATGGAGCAAATCAAGTTTCTCCAATTACTGAAGAAATTGCTACTTCATTAATACAGGAATCAGAATTGATTGAAGAAATGGAAACAGAAGAAGTGACTGATTTTGCCGAAATAATGCCGGTAGTTTCTAATTATGCAGACCCCATTCTTGAAAACACAACTGCTTCGACTGAGAAAAAAGATAGTGAATTGACACAAGATGAGCTTTTTGCTAAACTTCAAAATTATAAAAAACTACTTGACAACGGATTGATTTTACAAGGCGAATATGATGCTTTCAAAAAAGTGATTTTGAGTCATATGTAGAAGCTTGTCTAAAGTTATAAAGGAAAAAAGTCTTAAAGTCAGAAGTTAGTTTCTTTGGACTTTAAGACTTTTTTTAAGACTTATAATGTTTTCATTTGCTTTTCTACAAAATTATTGGATTGCTGTTCCAATAATTCGGTTGCATTTTTTCTTTGCAAATCGTATAGTTTTTTGTCCACGGCAATATCAGCGTAAACTTTGTCGTGCATTGCAGCGCTGGTTTTAATTAGCAATTCACGTTGGTATTTGTCTTGCTCAATAGTTGCTTTTAGTGCAGTTTCCAAATCTTCCAATTTGAAATCGTATTCTCCTTTTGGAGACAATAATTTGGCAATAATAGGCGAAGTTTCTATGGCTAAGAATAGTAGCATTATAAAAAAAGAAGGAATCCAAGGCAATTTATTCAAAGCATTGATTCGCGCCATCAAACCGTCAAATCCATCAATGATAGGCTGGGTTTCGGTTACTTTTTTGTCCAAATCGGTTTGGAGTGTTTTGGATCCTTTTTCCAGCACAGCAA
Protein-coding sequences here:
- a CDS encoding DUF3291 domain-containing protein, encoding MAEYQLAEINIARMKGVTINDPIMKEFVDNLDKVNEIAENSDGFVWRLKDEDNNTTNFNPYNDEQIIVNFSIWDSIESLEHYMYKTFHSEFLKRRKEWFQTFGQVSTAMWWVKKGEIPDITEAMEKLDYLQKNGASEIVFNFKQKYSKPL
- the hemW gene encoding radical SAM family heme chaperone HemW, producing the protein MSGIYIHIPFCKQACHYCDFHFSTSMKKKDEMVLAIAKELQLRKNEFEKETIETIYFGGGTPSVLTTQDIGLLIAEVYNSYKVSENPEITLEANPDDLSSERIIELAKSPINRLSIGIQSFFEDDLVMMNRVHNSAEAKECLEFATKYFDNISLDLIYGIPGMSNEKWKHNIETALSFGIPHISSYALTVEPKTALNKLIQTGKIAKPNDESAQEHFAILVETLEANDFIHYELSNFGKANYFSKNNSAYWLGKKYLGIGPSAHSYDGVSRSWNVSNNSLYIKSIQEDKLPNEIEILSIADRYNEYIMTGLRTIWGVSLDRIETEFGIEYLDYLQKQAQKFLNDDLLSIDNNILKPTSKGKFLTDGIASDLFYLNLEA
- a CDS encoding MmcQ/YjbR family DNA-binding protein — protein: MNLETFYEYCLSKKGVTEHFPFDEDTLVFKVGGKIFALSSLLQWEKGTPHVNLKCDPERAQELRAEYDAINPGFHMSKVHWNTIGVNQDVPDALLKELIDHSYDLVFKSLTKKIQMEIIELEK
- a CDS encoding GxxExxY protein → MTENELSKIVFDCALKVHQTLGPGLLESAYEECLFYELKKTGLDIQKQRPLPLIYEEVKLDVGYRLDIIIENKLILEIKSVDALNDIHFAQLLTYLKLTNCKLGLLINFNVVLIKNGIKRVVNNL
- the ruvC gene encoding crossover junction endodeoxyribonuclease RuvC, with amino-acid sequence MTKERIILGIDPGTTIMGFGLIKIVNKKMQFLQLNELQLSKYDNHYQKLKIIFERTIELIETHHPDEIAIEAPFFGKNVQSMLKLGRAQGVAMAAGLSRDIPITEYEPKKIKMAITGNGNASKEQVAKMLQQLLGMKELPKNLDSTDGLAAAVCHFFNSGKVIGDKSYTGWDAFVKQNEDKIRK
- a CDS encoding glycosyltransferase, whose translation is MILFLLGIVIVYVLIISWLIYGFTKINRFEFIGLPPKTSFSIIVPFRNEAENLPFLLESFSKLNYPTDLFKVILVDDASDLRFKINDLRFKILLIDNIRHSNSPKKDAIATAMEIVKTDWVITTDADCVVHKNWLLALDNFIQLHHVSMVAGAVTYDCDNSFLHHFQQLDLTSLQGATIGSFGIKKGFMCNGANFAYTKSFFQELKGFEGNSAIASGDDVFLLQKALSQFPEKVAYLKSKNTIVTTKPADDWKSLFYQRVRWASKTTSYQSLFGKRLGLLVFMVNFGLVYCFVLTLLGMLPYFFIGFYFLIKFGIDTVLIQQTNKFLTKHKIRYLLLSSLWYPFFSTAVAFYCLFGKYEWKGRRF
- a CDS encoding DUF1003 domain-containing protein; amino-acid sequence: MSNNKTWHEKHIEALGFGSRLADAVAKGMGSWRFIIIQTFFVIVWMGLNLIGYAYHWDAYPFILLNLVFSTQAAYAAPIIMMSQNRQSERDRIQAQSDYQTNIDAKLEIEALAIKLDKIETEKLDKIIAMLEEMRSNSKK
- a CDS encoding lysylphosphatidylglycerol synthase domain-containing protein — encoded protein: MNSIPHKTKQFLVLLVKLLIVGGAFYFIYNQLANNDKLNWQKFLVLFHKNQSAAGISFILLLSVLNRLFEILKWKYLVSYLHPISLGEATKQVLASLTAGLFTPNGVGEYAGKALYFNKKQTKKVVFLNLICNGIQMVLTVIFGIFGLLYFNAQYNVITAKTVTVLFGICFLIFGVLFFSKKVNIKGYSIEKLIHKINEIPKSIHKKNTFLAILRYLVFSHQYYFLFLAFDVDLPYLILISAISSVYFLASSLPTFQFLDFAVKGSVAVYFFGILGVNEWVVVFVTTLMWFLNVVLPVFIGSYYVLNFKPKMAL
- a CDS encoding PH domain-containing protein, which produces MKEQIKKFLNEEQDPKAIEKVTSKLQDILMKNEEVGYIAVQKKPALTVLPDSIVLTNKRIIICQPKNLGLSMNFIDYTWDDIEATFIKENILGSEFSFSTKTELQVSIDYIPKIQARKIFTYAKEQLDILKNGANQVSPITEEIATSLIQESELIEEMETEEVTDFAEIMPVVSNYADPILENTTASTEKKDSELTQDELFAKLQNYKKLLDNGLILQGEYDAFKKVILSHM
- a CDS encoding GNAT family N-acetyltransferase; its protein translation is MITVSTDKQKLNIPFIQHFLKDIYWAAGRTIEEVQRTIDASICFGIYLDEVQIGFARVITDYVVFAYLMDVFITKEYRGKGYSTVLIDAMMNEPQLQEVKIWRLATSDAHFLYEKFGFKALAHPEKMMEKIV
- a CDS encoding DUF4260 domain-containing protein, with product MKTVIKLEELGLFILGIYFFNQLEYAWWWFLVLILVPDVSMIGYIFGDKTGAFCYNLAHHRGIAVILYLIGIYCSSSAILLSGVILFAHSAMDRMFGYGLKYKTGFKYTHLGEIGK
- a CDS encoding cyclase family protein, producing MIATIQHNDQTIEVDLSKPIDISISLTNTDENPIAWYIEKPVIEPVVFGDWIGKVSEGKSSTNFNNIFFNPHGHGTHTECLGHITREFYSINQSLKQFFFLAELVSVVPEMQDEDLVISRNQVKKALENKIPEAIIIRTLPNFKIKKHLKYSNTNPPYLAEDAAHFIRECGIKHLLIDLPSVDKERDEGKLLAHKAFWKVKDVHNLNPDARLDCTITEMIFVPDEVQDGSYLLNLQIVSFENDASPSKPILYSIVF